One region of Sphingomonas bisphenolicum genomic DNA includes:
- the cobU gene encoding bifunctional adenosylcobinamide kinase/adenosylcobinamide-phosphate guanylyltransferase, translated as MTVLLVLGGARSGKSRYALARAEAMPGDCLFVATAQALDSEMDSRIARHREERGARWRTIEEPVALDSIVRTEARPGRVLLIDCLTLWASNLMMAERDIDGAVDALVMALRQARGPVILVANEVGLGIVPDNALARRFRDVAGTINQAVATCSDEAVFLAAGLPLTLR; from the coding sequence ATGACGGTGCTATTGGTGCTGGGCGGCGCGCGATCGGGCAAGAGCCGCTATGCGCTCGCCCGTGCAGAAGCGATGCCGGGCGACTGTCTGTTCGTTGCGACCGCGCAGGCGCTGGACAGCGAAATGGACAGTCGTATCGCGCGCCACCGGGAGGAGCGCGGCGCACGCTGGCGCACGATCGAGGAGCCGGTCGCGCTGGATAGTATCGTGCGGACGGAAGCGCGGCCGGGCCGGGTGTTGCTGATCGACTGCCTGACCTTATGGGCGTCCAACCTGATGATGGCGGAGCGCGACATCGACGGAGCGGTGGATGCTCTCGTTATGGCGCTACGCCAGGCGCGGGGGCCGGTGATTTTGGTCGCGAACGAGGTGGGGCTGGGCATCGTCCCGGACAATGCGCTGGCGCGGCGGTTCCGCGACGTCGCGGGCACCATCAACCAGGCGGTGGCGACCTGTTCTGACGAAGCGGTTTTCCTGGCGGCAGGCTTGCCCCTAACACTGCGCTGA
- the cbiB gene encoding adenosylcobinamide-phosphate synthase CbiB translates to MAEPVALLALAIEGAIGWPQPLYRRFGHPVGAFAAIIDGCERAWNRPELPGRLRRVAGIGCLLLLLIVAMGAGLLLEWGLNGIGGRWAWIFITLCAVPGMAAGSLYRHVRAVTEPLQANDLAAARTAVAMIVGRDTERLDSAGIARAAIESLAESFCDGVVAPLFWLLLGGLPGLWAYKAINTADSMIGHREERWRAFGWAAARLDDLLNLIPARFAGLLLCLSAGRGWRIMLRDARRHASPNAGWPEAAMAGALGVRLAGPIAYDGVAQDKPWIGSGRGDLAAADLEAALRLYLRACLLLGLAAALFAWSGL, encoded by the coding sequence GTGGCTGAGCCCGTGGCCCTGCTGGCGCTGGCGATCGAGGGTGCGATCGGCTGGCCCCAGCCATTGTATCGGCGCTTCGGCCACCCGGTCGGCGCCTTTGCGGCGATCATCGACGGGTGCGAGCGGGCCTGGAACCGACCGGAATTGCCCGGTCGGCTACGACGCGTGGCGGGTATTGGTTGTCTATTGCTGCTGCTGATCGTCGCCATGGGGGCAGGGCTTTTGCTGGAGTGGGGCCTGAATGGGATTGGAGGACGCTGGGCCTGGATTTTCATCACGCTCTGCGCCGTGCCGGGCATGGCGGCAGGCAGCCTCTACCGGCATGTCCGCGCGGTGACGGAACCCTTGCAGGCGAATGATCTGGCTGCGGCCCGCACCGCCGTCGCCATGATCGTGGGCCGGGATACCGAAAGGCTCGACAGCGCGGGCATCGCGCGCGCCGCGATCGAGAGCCTGGCCGAAAGCTTTTGCGACGGCGTGGTGGCGCCGCTCTTCTGGCTGCTGCTGGGCGGGTTGCCGGGCCTGTGGGCTTATAAGGCTATCAACACCGCCGACAGCATGATCGGTCATCGCGAAGAACGGTGGCGCGCCTTCGGATGGGCGGCAGCAAGGCTCGATGATTTGCTCAATCTCATACCCGCGCGGTTTGCCGGCCTGTTGCTTTGCCTGAGTGCGGGGCGAGGCTGGCGCATCATGCTGCGCGACGCGCGTCGTCACGCCTCTCCCAATGCCGGATGGCCGGAAGCGGCCATGGCGGGCGCTCTCGGCGTACGGCTGGCCGGGCCGATCGCCTATGATGGCGTGGCGCAGGACAAGCCGTGGATCGGATCGGGCCGAGGGGATCTCGCCGCCGCCGATCTCGAAGCGGCGCTGCGCCTTTATCTGCGCGCCTGCCTGCTGCTTGGATTGGCCGCTGCGCTCTTTGCATGGAGTGGCTTATGA
- a CDS encoding threonine-phosphate decarboxylase — translation MTRWTHHGGKLNEARRWFGEGRDPWIDLSTGINPLGWPVEKAPAIDWRGLPGDALLAELEQNAARHFSVDPAHLCALPGSEAGLRLLRGIIAGNVLHGAACYRTHRDIHPDGRAFIPGVDDPALLDGNILLIANPNNPDGGLLDKVQLNALLERQTSSDGWLVLDEAFADCLPDISMADRIADDRRLLIFRSFGKFFGLAGIRLGFVIGPRATIARFRERLGSWPVSTAALVIGAAAYADRDWITTTQARLIEQAATLDGLLHAHGLSPQGACPLFRLIVTDVATTLFARCARHAILTRPFDENAGWLRIGLPADAAALARLDRALEGG, via the coding sequence ATGACGCGCTGGACCCATCATGGTGGCAAGCTGAACGAGGCGCGGCGATGGTTCGGCGAAGGCCGGGACCCGTGGATCGACCTGTCGACCGGGATCAATCCGCTTGGCTGGCCGGTGGAGAAAGCGCCTGCGATCGATTGGCGCGGCTTGCCCGGCGATGCGCTACTGGCCGAATTGGAGCAGAACGCTGCGCGGCATTTCAGCGTCGATCCGGCCCATTTATGCGCGTTGCCGGGGAGCGAGGCGGGATTGCGGCTGCTGCGCGGGATCATAGCCGGGAATGTCTTGCATGGCGCAGCCTGCTACCGCACCCATCGCGATATCCATCCCGACGGCCGCGCCTTCATCCCCGGCGTAGATGATCCGGCCTTGCTCGACGGCAATATCCTGCTGATCGCCAATCCCAATAATCCCGACGGCGGCTTGTTGGACAAGGTTCAACTGAACGCGCTGCTGGAGCGACAGACTTCGAGCGACGGCTGGCTGGTGCTGGACGAAGCCTTTGCCGACTGTCTGCCGGACATCAGCATGGCGGATCGCATTGCGGACGATCGGCGTCTCCTCATCTTCCGTTCCTTCGGCAAATTCTTCGGGTTGGCTGGCATACGGTTGGGATTTGTCATCGGGCCGCGCGCGACCATCGCGCGATTTCGCGAACGGCTGGGGAGCTGGCCGGTATCGACCGCGGCGTTGGTTATCGGGGCGGCCGCCTATGCGGATCGGGACTGGATCACTACCACCCAGGCACGCCTGATCGAACAGGCGGCAACGCTGGACGGATTGTTGCACGCACATGGCCTGTCTCCCCAGGGCGCTTGCCCCCTGTTCCGCCTGATCGTCACCGATGTCGCCACGACGTTGTTTGCCCGTTGCGCCCGGCACGCGATCCTGACCCGGCCCTTCGACGAGAATGCAGGCTGGTTACGAATCGGTCTGCCTGCCGACGCGGCGGCGCTGGCGCGACTGGATCGGGCGCTGGAGGGTGGCTGA
- a CDS encoding adenosylcobinamide-GDP ribazoletransferase translates to MKGLIFALQFLTRLPMPRVEADGAAFAAAMRCFPAAGLVVGALVAAAGWAGAWIDAWTGALLALVAWVCVTGALHLDGLADLADATSAAHKNRERLLAVLADPHVGAMGATAVALQVIAKLVLLHGLVESKAFAALLLIPFAARIGPLLWSRWLPPLHDGLGAQFRAVIRPADLALWGVMLLSAAFWMPALLAVAPLAGLWGWWVLVRIGGISGDSHGAGIELLESGLLLAALILTRAS, encoded by the coding sequence GTGAAGGGCCTCATCTTCGCGCTCCAGTTCTTGACGCGATTGCCTATGCCGCGGGTGGAGGCGGACGGGGCGGCGTTCGCCGCCGCGATGCGCTGCTTTCCGGCGGCGGGCCTGGTGGTCGGCGCGCTGGTCGCCGCCGCGGGATGGGCCGGCGCCTGGATCGATGCGTGGACCGGCGCGTTGCTGGCGCTCGTGGCGTGGGTCTGCGTGACCGGCGCGCTTCATCTGGATGGACTGGCCGATCTGGCCGATGCGACGAGCGCGGCGCACAAGAATCGCGAGCGGTTGCTGGCGGTGCTGGCCGATCCCCATGTCGGCGCCATGGGCGCCACCGCGGTGGCGTTGCAGGTGATCGCCAAGCTGGTGCTGCTCCATGGCCTTGTGGAATCGAAGGCATTCGCCGCGCTGCTGTTGATCCCCTTCGCCGCACGGATTGGGCCGCTGCTCTGGAGCCGCTGGCTGCCGCCTCTGCATGACGGCCTTGGCGCGCAATTCCGCGCGGTCATCCGCCCGGCCGATCTGGCGCTGTGGGGCGTCATGCTCCTCTCCGCCGCCTTCTGGATGCCGGCGCTGCTGGCCGTGGCGCCGTTGGCCGGATTGTGGGGCTGGTGGGTTCTTGTGCGGATCGGCGGCATTTCAGGCGACAGCCATGGTGCGGGCATCGAACTGCTGGAAAGCGGCCTGTTGCTCGCAGCACTGATCCTGACGCGGGCGTCATGA
- a CDS encoding histidine phosphatase family protein, whose product MSGMLLHLMRHGTPELAGRLLGHADWAATDAGTAACVARACGLEAEVIISSDLTRTRQAATAIAAPRGIAPQIDPRWRELDFGAWDGADPAMLDQAALTHFYADPDACPPPGGERWSALVARVGAAIAALSPRPTLVVTHGGAIRAALALLCGFDQRQIWAIDLPYAARLTLRLWPGEKPWAQIAGLAA is encoded by the coding sequence ATGAGCGGCATGCTGCTCCATCTGATGCGGCATGGCACGCCCGAACTTGCCGGGCGATTGCTGGGACATGCCGACTGGGCCGCCACCGATGCGGGGACGGCCGCCTGCGTGGCGCGTGCCTGCGGGCTGGAGGCGGAGGTTATAATATCGTCTGACCTGACCCGCACGCGGCAGGCGGCGACGGCCATCGCCGCGCCGCGTGGCATCGCGCCGCAGATCGACCCGCGCTGGCGGGAGCTGGATTTCGGGGCATGGGACGGCGCCGATCCGGCGATGCTGGACCAGGCGGCCCTGACGCATTTCTACGCGGACCCCGATGCCTGTCCGCCCCCCGGAGGCGAGCGCTGGTCTGCGCTGGTAGCGCGGGTCGGTGCGGCGATCGCCGCCCTGTCGCCCCGGCCGACGCTGGTCGTCACCCATGGCGGGGCCATACGCGCCGCGCTGGCGCTGCTGTGCGGCTTCGACCAGCGCCAGATCTGGGCGATCGACCTGCCCTATGCCGCCCGTCTTACGCTGCGTCTCTGGCCTGGCGAGAAACCTTGGGCGCAGATCGCGGGGCTTGCGGCGTGA
- the cobT gene encoding nicotinate-nucleotide--dimethylbenzimidazole phosphoribosyltransferase, whose product MSLFPTVAAFDDALASLPGADLACRVAAAARQGQLTKPAGSLGRLEEIAIFLAGWQRRARPHIDRGRAVIFAGNHGVARHGVSAFPPAVTAQMVANFAAGGAAINALAGAAGLDLQVVPIDLDRPTEDFTVAAAMGEADCLAALNCGADMVDPGLDLLLLGEMGIGNSTAAAALCQRSFGGSVAEWVGAGTGVDAHALAVKRQVVDLAMAHHAQAPMTPFETLRRVGGREIVAIAGAMLAARHRQVPVVLDGFICASALAPLAATTPAITDHVIAGHRSAEAGHGRLLDRLGLKPVLDLDMRLGEGSGGAVAVAVIRAAVAAHDQMATFADAGVSAGG is encoded by the coding sequence ATGAGCCTGTTTCCCACCGTGGCGGCTTTCGACGACGCGCTGGCGTCCCTGCCGGGGGCCGACCTGGCCTGCCGCGTCGCTGCCGCAGCGCGGCAGGGGCAATTGACAAAACCGGCCGGGTCTTTGGGTCGGCTGGAGGAGATCGCCATCTTCCTGGCCGGCTGGCAACGGCGCGCGCGCCCGCATATCGATCGCGGCCGGGCGGTGATTTTTGCGGGCAATCATGGCGTGGCGCGGCATGGCGTCAGCGCCTTTCCGCCCGCGGTGACGGCGCAGATGGTTGCGAATTTCGCCGCTGGCGGCGCCGCCATCAATGCGCTGGCGGGCGCAGCCGGGCTGGATCTGCAGGTCGTGCCGATCGACCTTGATCGCCCGACCGAAGACTTCACGGTCGCCGCGGCGATGGGCGAGGCGGATTGCCTGGCCGCGCTCAACTGCGGGGCCGATATGGTCGATCCGGGCCTGGACCTGCTGTTGCTGGGCGAGATGGGCATTGGGAACAGTACCGCCGCCGCGGCCCTGTGCCAGCGCAGCTTCGGCGGCAGCGTGGCGGAATGGGTCGGCGCGGGGACCGGCGTGGATGCCCACGCACTGGCGGTCAAGCGACAGGTGGTCGATCTGGCCATGGCGCATCATGCCCAAGCGCCGATGACGCCGTTCGAGACGCTGCGCCGGGTTGGCGGGCGGGAGATCGTCGCCATTGCAGGGGCCATGCTGGCGGCGCGGCATCGCCAAGTGCCGGTGGTGCTTGACGGGTTCATCTGCGCATCGGCGCTGGCGCCGCTGGCGGCCACCACGCCCGCGATCACCGATCATGTGATCGCCGGACATCGCTCGGCCGAAGCCGGGCACGGGCGGCTGCTCGACCGGCTGGGACTGAAGCCAGTGCTCGATCTCGACATGCGGTTGGGCGAGGGCAGCGGCGGCGCGGTGGCGGTGGCGGTGATCCGCGCGGCGGTAGCGGCCCATGACCAGATGGCGACCTTCGCCGATGCGGGTGTATCGGCGGGCGGATGA
- a CDS encoding DUF1636 domain-containing protein, with protein sequence MLRAVEDGPAVVVCSSCRHSPGQREDADGVRGGARLAEALRRVKAGSDRYDGVAVQDMPCLFACSDHCAVHLRAPGKIGYVLGRFTPDEDAARAILDYAAHHAASAHGQVPYADWPQGVKGHFIVRLPPAGFVAT encoded by the coding sequence ATGTTGCGCGCGGTCGAGGATGGTCCGGCGGTGGTGGTGTGCAGCAGTTGCCGCCACTCGCCGGGGCAGCGGGAAGATGCCGATGGCGTGCGCGGCGGTGCGCGGCTGGCGGAGGCGCTGCGCCGGGTGAAGGCCGGGTCGGACCGCTATGACGGGGTGGCGGTGCAGGACATGCCCTGCCTCTTCGCCTGTTCCGACCATTGCGCCGTCCATCTGCGGGCGCCGGGGAAGATCGGTTATGTGCTGGGGCGCTTTACGCCCGACGAGGATGCCGCGCGCGCGATCCTCGACTATGCGGCGCATCATGCCGCGAGCGCCCATGGCCAGGTGCCTTATGCCGACTGGCCGCAAGGGGTGAAGGGCCACTTCATCGTGCGTCTGCCGCCTGCCGGGTTCGTCGCCACATGA
- a CDS encoding TonB-dependent receptor plug domain-containing protein, with protein sequence MMHWISKSGLLLLAGLSTPAWADDAGEVIVTALRQPQAIEQVASSITIIDKPAIDAAQALAVSDLLIRTPGVSFTRNGGYGTATSIRIRGAEADQTVLVIDGVKLADPSSTGGGYNFATLMTGAIDRIEILRGPQSILWGSQAIGGVVNIVTARAERPIEGSFDIEAGSRDTVSARAALGGRQGAIDWQVAGSRFTTEGISAISPRFGAKEKDGYTNGTLNGRLGVALAPGVSIDMRGYYAKGRTDIDSAGAIPDSPEYSEVEEWIGYAGLNADLFGGALRNRLSFSRSETLRDNVNPARKLRQTSFTARGETKRYEYQGVFTIAQGWTAAFGAEREEQRMRTASPSDSLAAYATTRGSADIDSLYAQLSVEPLAGLTVNGGVRYDHHSTFGGNTVFGAGAAWALVKDRTILRASYGEGFKAPTLYQLYSDYGNTALVPEKAHGWDAGIEQHLFDHALILSATWFDRSTDNLITYNGCPTTNRPPLCYAPGTTTPRFGYYANVQRSEAHGLELAGVAHAGRLTIDGNYSWVSAEDRSPGLNYGNQLARRPRHAANATARYDWAFGLSTAVAVRWSGKALDTARTSATVAPLVNAAYTLVDLRAEMPVMGKLTLFGRVENLFDEYYETARRYGQLGRSIHAGLRARF encoded by the coding sequence ATGATGCATTGGATTTCAAAGAGCGGCCTTCTGCTTCTGGCGGGCCTGTCGACGCCGGCCTGGGCCGATGATGCGGGCGAGGTGATCGTGACCGCGCTGCGTCAGCCGCAGGCCATCGAACAGGTGGCGTCGAGCATCACCATCATCGACAAGCCGGCAATCGACGCCGCACAGGCGCTGGCGGTGTCCGACCTGCTGATCCGCACGCCGGGCGTCAGCTTCACCCGCAATGGCGGCTATGGCACGGCGACCTCGATCCGCATTCGCGGCGCGGAGGCCGACCAGACCGTGCTGGTCATTGACGGCGTGAAGCTGGCCGATCCGTCTTCGACCGGCGGCGGCTATAATTTCGCGACGCTGATGACCGGCGCCATCGACCGGATCGAGATATTGCGCGGTCCACAGTCGATCCTCTGGGGCAGCCAGGCGATCGGTGGCGTGGTGAACATCGTCACCGCGCGGGCCGAACGCCCGATCGAAGGCAGCTTCGATATCGAGGCGGGATCGCGCGATACCGTCAGCGCCCGCGCTGCGCTGGGCGGACGACAGGGCGCGATCGACTGGCAGGTCGCGGGCAGCCGCTTCACGACGGAGGGCATCTCGGCGATCAGCCCGCGCTTTGGCGCCAAGGAGAAGGACGGCTACACCAACGGCACGCTCAACGGGCGTCTCGGCGTCGCGCTGGCGCCGGGCGTGTCGATCGATATGCGCGGCTATTATGCCAAGGGGCGCACCGACATCGACAGCGCCGGGGCCATTCCCGATAGTCCGGAATATTCGGAAGTGGAGGAATGGATCGGCTACGCCGGCCTGAACGCCGATCTGTTCGGCGGTGCGCTGCGCAATCGCCTGTCCTTCAGCCGCAGCGAGACGCTACGCGACAACGTCAACCCCGCCCGCAAACTGCGCCAGACCAGTTTCACCGCCAGAGGCGAGACGAAGCGCTACGAATATCAGGGCGTGTTCACCATCGCGCAGGGCTGGACCGCGGCCTTCGGCGCGGAGCGCGAGGAGCAGCGGATGCGCACGGCTTCGCCTTCCGATAGTTTGGCTGCCTACGCCACGACCCGCGGGTCTGCCGATATCGACAGCCTCTATGCCCAACTGAGCGTCGAGCCGCTGGCCGGCCTGACCGTCAATGGTGGAGTGCGCTACGATCATCATTCGACCTTTGGCGGCAACACGGTCTTCGGCGCGGGCGCAGCCTGGGCGCTGGTCAAGGACCGCACGATCCTGCGGGCGAGCTATGGCGAGGGCTTCAAGGCGCCGACGCTCTACCAGCTCTACAGCGATTATGGGAACACCGCCCTGGTGCCTGAAAAGGCGCATGGCTGGGATGCCGGCATCGAACAGCATCTGTTCGACCATGCGCTGATCCTGTCGGCGACCTGGTTCGATCGCAGCACCGACAATCTCATCACCTATAATGGCTGTCCGACGACCAACCGGCCGCCGCTCTGCTATGCGCCGGGCACGACGACACCGCGCTTTGGCTATTATGCCAATGTCCAGCGCAGCGAGGCGCACGGGCTGGAACTGGCCGGCGTCGCCCATGCCGGTCGGCTGACGATCGACGGCAATTATAGCTGGGTGTCCGCGGAGGATCGGTCGCCGGGCCTGAACTATGGCAACCAACTGGCGCGGCGACCGCGCCATGCGGCCAATGCGACAGCGCGGTACGACTGGGCGTTCGGCCTGAGCACTGCCGTGGCGGTGCGCTGGTCGGGCAAGGCGCTCGACACCGCGCGCACCAGCGCCACGGTCGCGCCACTGGTCAACGCGGCCTACACGCTGGTGGATCTGCGTGCCGAAATGCCGGTGATGGGCAAGCTGACGCTATTCGGCCGGGTCGAAAATCTGTTCGACGAATATTATGAAACCGCGCGGCGCTACGGTCAATTGGGCCGCAGCATTCATGCTGGCCTGCGGGCGCGGTTCTGA
- a CDS encoding cobyrinate a,c-diamide synthase yields MTPRLGAGLVIAAPASGAGKTMVTIGLQRAFTDRGLSVQGAKCGPDYIDPAFHEAATGRPSINLDGFAMAPTMLQGLAAHVATTVQLVVAEGAMGLYDGARAPGRSGASADVARLLGWPMLLVVDARAAAQTVAAVAHGCATFPGAPAIAGVIANKVASTRHVRMIEDGFARIGLPLLGAMATDEGLAMPSRHLGLVQAGETEELERRIDAIAARVTAQCDLDAIQAAAGATTDVLAQPPGIRPPGQRIAVARDAAFSFFYPHIVHWWRSAGAELRFFSPLADESPPADCDACWLPGGYPELHAARIAANGQFLNGLRAFAQSRPVHGECGGYMVLGRTLEDGDGIVHPMAGLLPMDTSFARRRRTLGYRSARLRHGTSFASVGQLLLGHEFHYASITASEGEPLADMADAEGQALPPAGHRAGQVTGGFFHLIA; encoded by the coding sequence GTGACGCCGCGACTGGGCGCGGGACTGGTGATCGCCGCCCCGGCGTCGGGCGCGGGCAAGACGATGGTGACGATTGGCCTGCAACGCGCCTTCACCGATCGCGGCCTGAGCGTGCAGGGTGCCAAATGCGGACCCGACTATATCGACCCGGCCTTTCACGAAGCCGCGACCGGCCGGCCCTCGATCAACCTGGACGGTTTCGCCATGGCGCCGACCATGCTGCAGGGGCTGGCGGCGCACGTCGCTACAACTGTTCAACTCGTCGTCGCGGAAGGCGCGATGGGCCTTTATGACGGCGCGCGGGCGCCGGGTCGTTCGGGCGCGTCGGCCGATGTGGCGCGGCTGCTGGGCTGGCCGATGCTGCTGGTCGTCGATGCCCGCGCAGCGGCGCAGACGGTGGCGGCGGTGGCGCATGGCTGCGCGACTTTTCCCGGCGCGCCGGCCATCGCCGGAGTGATCGCCAACAAGGTGGCCAGCACGCGCCATGTCCGCATGATCGAGGATGGGTTCGCGCGTATCGGCCTGCCGCTGCTGGGTGCGATGGCCACGGACGAGGGATTGGCCATGCCGTCCCGCCATCTGGGACTGGTGCAGGCTGGCGAAACGGAGGAACTGGAACGGCGAATCGACGCGATCGCAGCGCGGGTGACGGCGCAATGCGATCTGGATGCGATCCAGGCGGCGGCCGGCGCTACGACAGACGTGCTGGCGCAACCGCCCGGCATCCGGCCACCGGGGCAGCGGATCGCCGTCGCCAGGGACGCCGCCTTCAGCTTCTTCTATCCCCATATCGTACATTGGTGGCGGTCGGCCGGCGCGGAGCTGCGCTTCTTTTCTCCGCTGGCGGACGAATCGCCGCCCGCCGATTGCGATGCCTGCTGGCTGCCCGGCGGCTATCCCGAACTCCATGCTGCGCGGATCGCGGCCAATGGTCAGTTCCTGAACGGCCTGCGCGCCTTTGCGCAGAGCCGGCCGGTGCATGGCGAATGCGGCGGCTATATGGTGCTGGGCCGCACGCTGGAGGATGGCGACGGCATCGTCCACCCGATGGCGGGCCTGTTGCCGATGGATACCAGTTTTGCGCGCAGGCGCCGAACATTGGGCTATCGCAGCGCGCGGCTGCGGCACGGCACCAGCTTCGCCTCTGTCGGGCAACTGTTGCTGGGTCATGAGTTCCATTATGCCAGCATCACCGCCAGCGAGGGCGAGCCGCTGGCCGACATGGCCGATGCGGAGGGGCAGGCCCTTCCTCCGGCGGGCCACCGCGCGGGCCAGGTGACCGGTGGCTTCTTCCACTTGATCGCCTGA